The segment GGCCGGGTAACGTGGCGATTGATCCGGCGCCAGATTTAACAAAAGTGAAGGGCGAGCCGGAGGGTATGGCGCAATTGCGTGCCTGGGCTGAAGCGGGCACTCGCAACGGCAACCATTTGTGGATGCAGATTTCCCATGCCGGTCGGCAGTCGCCGCGTTACGTTACCACGCGCCCAATGGGGCCGTCGGCGGTGCAGCTATCGCTGATGGGCAACTATGCCCGCCCGCGGGCCCTCACGGAGCCGGAGATCCTGGACTTTATCCAGCGCTTTGCCAACGTGGCGCGTATTGCCAAAGAGGCGGGTTTCACCGGCGTTCAGGTGCATGGCGCTCATGGGTATTTGTTGTCCTCTTTTCTCTCTCCGGTCACCAATCAGCGGACGGATCGCTGGGGTGGAGCACTGGAAAATCGCGCCCGTTTTCTGCTCGAGGTGGTGCGGGCGACGCGCGCCGCTGTGGGGCCGGAGTTTCCGGTGGCGGTAAAGCTGAATTCCGACGATTTCCGCAAGGGCGGGTTTACGCTCGATGAGTCTGTGAGCGTGGTGCGCTGGCTCAATGAGGAAGGTATTGATCTGCTGGAGGTATCCGGCGGCACCTACGAACAGCCGCGACTGCTCGGGTACAGTGGCGATGCGGAAACGGCGAGCGAGGGGCCGGCCATGCGGCAAAGCACCCGCAAGCGGGAGGCTTATTTTCTGGATTATGCCCAGAAGATTCGTGAGGTGTGCGATTGCCCGCTAATGGTTACCGGTGGATTCCGGACGCGTGCTTTTATGGAAGAGGTGATTGCCAGCGGCGAAACCGACGTGATTGGCCTTGGCCGACCGCTCTGCACGGATCCCGATACGCCCAGGGATCTGCTTGAGGGGCGTATCGATAAGACCGTTTGCCACGAAGATCACGTCAAGCTTGCCCAGCGGGGGTTTTTCTCTCCGGCCAGTCCGCTGATGCCACTTAAAATAATAAACGTGCTGGGCGGCCAGGCCTGGTACTACCAGCAGATATTCCGGCTGGCGGATGACGAGAAAGCTGATCCGGGTCTGGGCATTTTCAGGGCCATTGGGGCTTACTTGAAGGATGAACTGAGCCAGGCCCGGCGGGTGAAGAAGTCCCTTCGCCAGCGCGTGGGCTGACGTTCTTGAGCTAGCGCGTCTCCAGTGTATGGATTAATTCACTGCGCTCATCATCCAGGATGAATCGTTGGTGTTTCAGGCGGGAAATCTCTTCCCGATGGACGTTAATGTCTTCAAGCGCATCGGCGCGCTGTTTTGACGTGGTGCCATCACTGACGATGAGCGCCTCGGAATCTTCAATGAATTGCCGCTTTTTGACGATCTTTTGCTCTGTGGCCGTTAGCTGATCTTCAACACGGCTAATGGCT is part of the Marinobacter antarcticus genome and harbors:
- a CDS encoding NADH:flavin oxidoreductase/NADH oxidase family protein codes for the protein MPESPLAQPLKLPCGAVLPNRLAKAAMTEGLADDQLHATSRHETLYRRWSDGGAGLLITGNVMIDHRVLERPGNVAIDPAPDLTKVKGEPEGMAQLRAWAEAGTRNGNHLWMQISHAGRQSPRYVTTRPMGPSAVQLSLMGNYARPRALTEPEILDFIQRFANVARIAKEAGFTGVQVHGAHGYLLSSFLSPVTNQRTDRWGGALENRARFLLEVVRATRAAVGPEFPVAVKLNSDDFRKGGFTLDESVSVVRWLNEEGIDLLEVSGGTYEQPRLLGYSGDAETASEGPAMRQSTRKREAYFLDYAQKIREVCDCPLMVTGGFRTRAFMEEVIASGETDVIGLGRPLCTDPDTPRDLLEGRIDKTVCHEDHVKLAQRGFFSPASPLMPLKIINVLGGQAWYYQQIFRLADDEKADPGLGIFRAIGAYLKDELSQARRVKKSLRQRVG